The Chryseobacterium sp. JV274 sequence GTGTGCAACCTGCCTTTATCTGGGGGATAGCCTTTCGAAAGGGAGATTAATACCCCATAATATTTAGAATGGCATCATTTTAAATTGAAAACTCCGGTGGATAGAGATGGGCACGCGCAAGATTAGATAGTTGGTGAGGTAACGGCTCACCAAGTCAACGATCTTTAGGGGGCCTGAGAGGGTGATCCCCCACACTGGTACTGAGACACGGACCAGACTCCTACGGGAGGCAGCAGTGAGGAATATTGGACAATGGGTGAGAGCCTGATCCAGCCATCCCGCGTGAAGGACGACGGCCCTATGGGTTGTAAACTTCTTTTGTATAGGGATAAACCTACCCTCGTGAGGGTAGCTGAAGGTACTATACGAATAAGCACCGGCTAACTCCGTGCCAGCAGCCGCGGTAATACGGAGGGTGCAAGCGTTATCCGGATTTATTGGGTTTAAAGGGTCCGTAGGCGGATCTGTAAGTCAGTGGTGAAATCTCACAGCTTAACTGTGAAACTGCCATTGATACTGCAGGTCTTGAGTGTTGTTGAAGTAGCTGGAATAAGTAGTGTAGCGGTGAAATGCATAGATATTACTTAGAACACCAATTGCGAAGGCAGGTTACTAAGCAACAACTGACGCTGATGGACGAAAGCGTGGGGAGCGAACAGGATTAGATACCCTGGTAGTCCACGCCGTAAACGATGCTAACTCGTTTTTGGTTTTTCGGAATCAGAGACTAAGCGAAAGTGATAAGTTAGCCACCTGGGGAGTACGTTCGCAAGAATGAAACTCAAAGGAATTGACGGGGGCCCGCACAAGCGGTGGATTATGTGGTTTAATTCGATGATACGCGAGGAACCTTACCAAGGCTTAAATGGGAAATGACAGGTTTAGAAATAGACTTTTCTTCGGACATTTTTCAAGGTGCTGCATGGTTGTCGTCAGCTCGTGCCGTGAGGTGTTAGGTTAAGTCCTGCAACGAGCGCAACCCCTGTCACTAGTTGCCATCATTAAGTTGGGGACTCTAGTGAGACTGCCTACGCAAGTAGAGAGGAAGGTGGGGATGACGTCAAATCATCACGGCCCTTACGCCTTGGGCCACACACGTAATACAATGGCCAGTACAGAGGGCAGCTACACGGTGACGTGATGCAAATCTCGAAAGCTGGTCTCAGTTCGGATTGGAGTCTGCAACTCGACTCTATGAAGCTGGAATCGCTAGTAATCGCGCATCAGCCATGGCGCGGTGAATACGTTCCCGGGCCTTGTACACACCGCCCGTCAAGCCATGGAAGTCTGGGGTACCTGAAGTCGGTGACCGTAAAAGGAGCTGCCTAGGGTAAAACAGGTAACTAGGGCTAAGTCGTAACAAGGTAGCCGTACCGGAAGGTGCGGCTGGAACATCTCATTTTAGAGCGTCGTAAGACGATAAAAAAACAAAGGTACTTAAATGTACCATGCACTTACTTCAAAGTAAAGCTTTAGTTTTTTGTTTGGTTGGTTATATAAAAAATACAACACCCACTAGAAATTAGTATAGGGAAAGAGATTGAGAAATGAAGAAGAGGAAAAGTATAACTTACTTACTCATCCCCATAACTCATATAAAGTCTCGTAGCTCAGCTGGTTAGAGCGCTACACTGATAATGTAGAGGTCGGCAGTTCGAGCCTGCCCGAGACTACTAATTAAAGCGGCTGGCAAATAGCTTATAGCTGATGGCAAAAATGCCAGAAGCCAGAAGCAAATAGCCAACAGCAACTAGAGGGGGAATTAGCTCAGCTGGCTAGAGCGCCTGCCTTGCACGCAGGAGGTCAAGGGTTCGACTCCCTTATTCTCCACAGTTTTGGAAGACTGATTTAAAAGTTACGGATAGAGCCAAAAACAATATCTGTTCATCAGTTGTACAAAAAGAATTTAAGATCATTGACATTAACGGTAAAGACATCACAAAGAGATAACCGAGCACTTTCGAGTGCCGAGTTTATAAAAATATCGATAAATTAAATTTATCAAAAAATACTGAACTAATATAATTATTAGGAAAGAAATCGTTAAGGGCGTATGGCGGATGCCTAGGCTTTCAGAGGCGACGAAGGACGTGGTAAGCTGCGAAAAGCTGCGGGGATTGGCACACACGAATTGATCCGCAGATGTCCGAATGGGGCAACCCGGCTGGTTGAAGACCAGTCACCTCGTAAGAGGAGCAAACCCGGAGAACTGAAACATCTAAGTACCCGGAGGAAAAGAAATCGAAGAGATTCCGTAAGTAGTGGCGAGCGAAAGCGGATTAGCCCAAAAGCTGATATATGTTTAATAGAATGTTCTGGAAAGAACAGCCGTAGAGGGTGATAGCCCCGTATATGAAAGGCATATTTGAGTGATAAATGAGTAGGGCGGGACACGTGAAATCCTGTCTGAATATGGGGGGACCATCCTCCAAGGCTAAATACTCCTGAAAGACCGATAGTGAACAAGTACTGTGAAGGAAAGGTGAAAAGCACTTCGAATAGAAGGGTGAAATAGAACCTGAAACCGTACGCCTACAAGCGGTCGGAGCAGCATTAAGCTGTGACGGCGTGCCTTTTGCATAATGAGCCTACGAGTTAATTTTACTAGCGAGGTTAAGGTATTAAGTACCGGAGCCGGAGCGAAAGCGAGTCTGAATAGGGCGTATAGTTAGTAGGATTAGACGCGAAACCTTGTGATCTACCCATGGGCAGGTTGAAGCTCTGGTAACACAGAGTGGAGGACCGAACCGGTTGACGTTGAAAAGTCTTCGGATGACCTGTGGGTAGGGGTGAAAGGCCAATCAAACTGGGAGATAGCTCGTACTCTCCGAAATGCATTTAGGTGCAGCGTCGTATATAAGTTTATTAGAGGTAGAGCTACTGATTGGATGCGGGGGTTTCATCGCCTACCAATTCCTGACAAACTCCGAATGCTAATAAATGTTCTACGGCAGTGAGGGCATGGGTGCTAAGGTCCATGTCCGAGAGGGAAAGAACCCAGACCAACAGCTAAGGTCCCAAAATATATGTTAAGTTGAAACAACGCGGTTGGACTGCATTGACAGCTAGGATGTTGGCTTGGAAGCAGCCATTCATTTAAAGAGTGCGTAACAGCTCACTAGTCGAGCGGTCCGGCATGGATAATAATCGGGCATAAACATATTACCGAAGCTATGGATTTGTACTTTATGTACATCTGGTAGGAGAGCATTCTATTTGCGCTGAAGCAGTACTGTGAGGTATTGTGGAGCGGATAGAAAAGAAAATGTAGGCATAAGTAACGATAAAGCGGGCGAGAAACCCGCTCACCGAAAGACTAAGGTTTCCTCAGCCATGCTAATCAGCTGAGGGTTAGTCGGGACCTAACGCGAACCCGAAAGGGGTAGTGGATGGACAATGGGTTAATATTCCCATACTTGCTCACACTAAAAAGGGGACGGAGTGCCGTACTTACTGGAGACTGACGGAATAGTCAAGGCCTAGCCTTCGGGCGAAGCTGCTGTAGGGAAAGTGCTTCCAAGAAAAGCCGAAGTGAAGCAACCCGTACCAAAACCGACACAGGTAGTCGAGGAGAGAATCCTAAGGTGCTAGAGTGAATCATGGTTAAGGAACTAGGCAAAATAGTCTCGTAACTTCGGGAGAAGAGACGCCATCAGCAATGGTGGCCGCAGTAAAGAGGCCCAGGCGACTGTTTATCAAAAACACAGGACTCTGCAAAATCGAAAGATGCAGTATAGGGTCTGACACCTGCCCGGTGCTGGAAGGTTAAGGAAGGTGCTTAGGGTTAAACCGAAGGCATTGACTGAAGCCCCAGTAAACGGCGGCCGTAACTATAACGGTCCTAAGGTAGCGAAATTCCTTGTCGGGTAAGTTCCGACCTGCACGAATGGTGTAACGATCTGGGCACTGTCTCAACCATGAGCTCTGTGAAATTGTAGTATCGGTGAAGATGCCGATTACCCGCAATGGGACGAAAAGACCCTGTGAACCTTTACTATAACTTCGTATTGACTTTGAGTAAGTAATGTGTAGGATAGGTGGGAGGCTTTGAAGCTTGCACGCTAGTGTAGGTGGAGCCAACGTTGAAATACCACCCTTTACTTACTTGGAGCCTAACTTCTTAAGGGAAGGACATTGCGTGGTGGGTAGTTTGACTGGGGTGGTCGCCTCCAAAAGAGTAACGGAGGCTTTCAAAGGTACCCTCAGCACGCTTGGTAACCGTGCGTAGAGTGTAATGGCATAAGGGTGCTTGACTGTGAGACCTACAAGTCGATCAGGTGCGAAAGCAGGACATAGTGATCCGGTGGTTCCGTATGGAAGGGCCATCGCTCATAGGATAAAAGGTACTCCGGGGATAACAGGCTAGTCTCCCCCAAGAGCTCACATCGACGGGGAGGTTCGGCACCTCGATGTCGGCTCGTCACATCCTGGGGCTGGAGAAGGTCCCAAGGGTTGGGCTGTTCGCCCATTAAAGTGGCACGCGAGCTGGGTTCAGAACGTCGTGAGACAGTTCGGTCTCTATCTATTGCGGGCGTTAGATGTTTGAGAGGGCTTGATTCTAGTACGAGAGGACCGAATTGAACAAACCTCTGGTGTATCAGTTGTACCGCCAGGTGCACTGCTGAGTAGCTACGTTTGGAAGAGATAAGCACTGAAAGCATATAAGTGCGAAACTCGCCTCAAGATGAGACATCTTTTAAGGGTCGTTGGAGATGACGACGTTGATAGGCTACAGGTGTAAAGACAGTAATGTCATAGCCGAGTAGTACTAATTACCCGTAGATTTATAGCCTAATATGGCGCACGAAAGTGCAGCAAGGTTACCTCTTTGTGAAAGTTTTTATCGAAAATAACCAGGTAGCAGATGGTAGCTATTGGGAAGCAGGTAAAACCTGTATCCTTTTATCTATACCGTGCAGCCTTATATACCTTCTTTAGGGTGGTTTTAGCGGTGGGGCTCACCTGTTCCCATTCCGAACACAGAAGTTAAGCCCACCAGCGCCGATGGTACTGCGAAAGCGGGAGAGTAGGCCGCCGCCAGTTTTTATTTTATTTTTAAAAAATCCTTTATCATATGATAAAGGATTTTTTTTTGCGTTATACCCAGCACTATACCCAACTCATTAAGAATGAGTAATAAACAATCAATAATGATTGACTGTCCCTACTGTTATCCAAGACCATGGATCATTTACCGTTTATCATTGATAACCTATACTCCACTCCCCAGGAGTCTATACAAGACATTTTAAATTCTGTAATTTATCCTTTGAATCCTTTAGACTTTAATACTTGGATTCCTACGGAATGACATAATCGGAAAAAGGGCTATTAGTATGATTTATAACTTATAACTTATCACTTATCACCTCTCACCTCACTGATCTTACTCCTCACTTATCTGTTATAGTGCATTTAAACTATTACAGTCACCTATCAAACTGATTAAACAGGAAGAAGAAATGACTGATAATAGCTGTGTATTCATTAATTTATCATCAACTTTATTCAAATATCCGGGATTTTTGTTTTTTAACTTGAAAATTGTGTAACTTAGTAATATCAAAATGATTACGAATCTAAAAATATATAATATGAAAAAACATTTATTCCCTCTATTTTTACTGTTATTTGGTGTGAATGCACAAGCACAGCAAGATTTCTTTGCGATTGCAGGAAAAGAGACCCAGAGTATTACTTTCAATGATTTTCGCACAATTGATGCAGCTAATGGAACTTCCGGAGAGAAAGTTTTTACTGCCGATTCTTCAACAAAAGTTTTTTCGCAGACTAGAAGAGGTATTGTAGCTGAAGATAAAAACTCTTACAGTAATTCTCAAGCCATAACTCTGGCTGCCCTGGCTTATGATTCTTCGAATAATAATCTGGTGTATATGCCTATGTTTTCGTCTAATATCTATGTTTTAAATCCACAGACTAAAGAGATTACGTTGGTAGAAAATACTGTTGCAAGAGTATCATCATGTGATATCAATTCTCATATTACAAGAATGGCAACAGGGTATAATGGGAGTATTTATGCTGTGAATAATGCCGGAACACAGTTTCTGGAAATTAGTAAAAAAAGTGGACAATATGTAGTAAATGATCTTGGGATTATCAAGGATGATTCGTCTAACGGTAGAAATTCATTTACAGCTATGGAAACTGGTTTTGGTGGAGATATGATTGCTGATGCAGATAATAACTTCTATGTTTTTGCAGCTTCAGGAAATGTTTTCAAGGTGCTGACAAAAGATTTAAAAGCTAGGTTTGTTGGTAAAATCACCGGAATTCCGGATAATTATTCTGTAAATGGATCCGCTGTAAATGCTCAGGGTAAAGTGGTAATTGCAAGTGCTAAAGGAGCTTCCTTGTATGAAGTAGATCTTGCAACTTTACAGGCAAAGCAGCTTCCTGGAGAACAAGGGCTGCATATTTATGATTTGGCAAGTAAATATTTTGTGAATGATAAAACTTCCAGTATCAATGCTGTGGCAGCTAATCTGGATATTTATCCGACAAAGGTAGATGAGCATTATATCAACGTTCATGCTAATAAGAATATAAAAGGTAATATTAAACTGAATATCTTTGATATGTCAGGTAAAAATGTGATGACTCAGGATCTTTCTGTAAAAGATGCTTCGTTGGATGAGAAAGTATATCTTAAAGGATTGGTGAGTGGAGCTTATATTGTAAATATTACTGATGAATCCGGAAAAGCAATATTCAATAAGAAGATTCTCGTAACAAGATAATTACAAAATATAATTAAGAATATAAGGACCTTCTCAAATCAATTTGAGAAGGTTTTTTAATGATTATTTGATATTCAATAAGTTTTATTTTTCGATATTAAAATGTATTTTTATAAAAAAATATAGATGAAACTATACTTTAATGTAGGATATATTGTAAAAGCTGGAGAAAATTTGCAGTTGGTAATTGGTGAAGAAGGAGCTGCAGTACATATCCATACTATGTTTTATGCTGAGAATGGTTTGTGGAAGTGTGAAGTTGACAATTTCTCAAAATCTATTTCTTACCAATACCGGGTAGTCAATGAAAAAGGCAATGTATTAAGAGAGGAATTTGTTTCGCATCATCTTAATTTTCCCCATAATTATAAGGAGTTTATAGTTTTTGACGAATGGAATAACAAAAATTTTCCTGAAAACTATTTAAACAACAAAATCCTTTACAACAAGCTGCATGATTTTGTTCCCGAAAAAATAACGGTTTTAAAAAAACATACTCATTTATTCAGAATAGAAGCGCCTATTTATAATCCGGATTGGAGAATTGTACTCTTTGGAAGCACTGCATCCTTAGGAAACTGGAGTTATGAAAAAGTTATTCCCCTGCATCAGACAGATTTCGGAATGTGGGAAGCTTCTGTAGAAATTCCGGAAGATGAATTTATCCAATTCAAATATTGCATTTATGATACCAAAGAGAACAGAGTCATTGATGTAGAAACAGGAGAGAACAGATTTACGTTAGCTAATCTATTAAGTGATGTTCTGCAGATTGTTTCCAATCATTATTTTAGATTCAAAGGATATCAGATGTATCATGATGCCGGAGTTGCAGTTCCCGTATTTTCTTTGAGAAGTGAAGACGGTTTCGGTGTAGGAGAATTTGCGGATATTAAAAAATTAGCAGATTGGGCAAAAGAAACGAATCTTGGTATTATTCAGATTCTTCCGATCAATGATACAACAGCAAATTATTCCTGGACGGATTCTTATCCTTATGCAGCAGTATCTGTCTATGCTCTACATCCACAATATATCTCTATAGAAAAGCTTGATTATTCTTTACCGAAAGAATTAGTTGATTTGTATTTAACTGAAAAAGAGAAGTTAAATGCTTTGGACCTGATTGATTATGAAAAAATGATCGAAGGTAAATGGAAATATCTTACTGCTGTTTTCTATGCAGAGAAAGATAAAATCTACAAAGACAGAAACTTCAAAAAATTCATCAAGGATAATGAACATTGGTTGGTTCCCTATTCTACATTCTGCGTGTTGAGGGACAAATATAAGACACCCAATTTCAACGAGTGGAAAACCCATAAAAAATATATTGCAGGAAAAATTTTACAGTTTTTCACAACGAAAAATAAAGATTATGATATCTCAATGCTTCATGCCTGGGTACAGTATCAATTGCATGTACAGCTGAAGGATGCTGTTGACTATGCCCATAACCTGGGAATTTCGTTGAAGGGAGATCTTCCGATTGGAATTTACAGATATTCCGTAGAAGCCTGGACAGAGCCGGAATTATTCGGGATGGATTTTCAGGCAGGAGCACCTCCTGACCAATTCACAGAACTTGGACAGAACTGGGAATTCCCGACTTACAATTGGGAAGCTATGAAAGCAGATGATTACCGATGGTGGAAAAACAGGTTCAAAGCGCTGGAACAGTATTTTGATGCGATGAGAATTGACCACATTCTTGGTTTCTTCAGAATATGGAGAATGCCTGTTTCTGCCGTACAAGGAATTTTAGGGTACTTTTATCCGGCTGTTCCTATAGTTGCGGAAGAATTTAAAGCCTGGCAGATTCCGTTTAATTTTGATAGGTATTGTAAGCCTTTTATCAACAATCAGATTTTATGGGACTATTTTGGAAAAGATAGTGGGAAAGCTCTTGAATTTATGGACCGCAATGCAGACGGAACCTATGTATTCAAAGAAGAATTTGATTCCCAGAGAAAACTGGTTAATTTCTTTAAGAAGAAATCATATGGCTCGCTTGAGGAACAATTGATTTCTCTGTGTGCCAATGTTTTGTTTTTAACAGAAGAGAGAAACGGGAAAACAGTTTATCACCCAAGGTTCAATGTGTACAATACAGAATCTTACAAACATCTTCCTGAACTGGAGCAAAAAAGTATTTATGATCTGTATCACGATTATTTCTTCAGAAGACAGGATCATCTTTGGTCTGAAAAAGCAATGGAAAAACTTCCCGTTATCCTGAATGCCACTAAAATGCTGATTTGCGGTGAAGATCTGGGAATGGTTCCTGCATGTGTACCGGTTGTAATGGACGAATTAGCTATCATTGCTTTGAAGGTACAGAGAATGCCTTCTGAAAATATTCCTTTCTATAATCCTAAGAATGCAAGCTATATGAATGTAGTGACAGCATCTTCACACGACAGCTCAACCTTGAGACAGTGGTGGAAAGAAGATCCTGCTCTTACACAAAAATATTTCAACCAGCAGCTGATACAGTATGGTAAAGCCCCTGCAGATTTGAACCCTCATCTTGCTGAGATCATTATGAAGCAGCATTTATATAATGATGCTATGCTGGCTATTTTCCCGATTCAGGAATTTCTGGCAACAGATGCAGAACTCGCTAATAAAAATATTGATAATGAAAGAATCAACAATCCTGCGGTTTTCCCACATTATTGGCGTTACAGAATGCATATAAAACTGGAAGATCTTAAAAAGAAAGAATCTTTCAATGATAAGATTGCTTTTTGGATAAAAGACAGTGGTAGAATGTAAATTTAACACCTGATTATCAATTAGTTAAAAATATTTTAAAAGAAGTTTGATCTTATGATTTAACTTCTTTTTTTTATTTGTATCAAAAAGATAGAATTAAGATATTCTGCTATATATTAACCAATTAACGACTATAGAGATGAAAAAAATATTTTTAGGATTAGCTTTTGGGTTGGGCGTTTTGACGTCAGCTCAGCAGTATCCGAACAATGGTTGGGGTGATGATGGTTATTATCAGAATGGAGATGGCTATTACAGCGATGAAGATGACAGAAATTATTTCCCTGACGATTATTATTACAATTATCCTCAGGACTATTATCCAAGTGATTATTATCAAAGCTATTATAACGACTACAGAGGAAGCATTATTAATATCGACTGGAACGGATTTTTCGTACAGAACAGATTAAGCCGCTGGCAGGTAGATCAGATCATGAGACTTAATAATCTGTATGCAAGTTTTACAGCATGGAATAATTTTTACCGATATAACCCGGACAGATGGTATTATGATAGATTTTATGCTATGGAAAGGATATTAGGACCAAGAGTATTTGTTGTTTTCCAAAATAACTATTACAGAGGTTCCAGCCCGGTTGTATATTTCCAGAATTACAGAAGATCATATTATGGACCAAGATATACTGTAATGCCAAGATATAGAAATATCAATATCAATATTTACAGAGTAGACAGATCAAGATTCCGTAGAATGGATAACCCTACTTTTGATATTGTCAGAAGAGACAACAGAGGTGGTAATGGTTTCAGAAATACGAGAAGCGAAAACTCCGGTGGCTTCCGTGATAATAATGGCGGCTTTAGAAATAGCAATGACGGGAATAGAGGAAACGCTGACAATAACGCAGGTTTCAGAACTAATAACAGCGGAGGATTCAGAGGAAATTCTGATAATGGAGGAACCCGAGGAAATACTGACAACAATGGAGGTTTCAGAACTAATAACAGTGGAGGAACCCGAGGAAATGCTGAGAATAATGGAGGATTCAGAAGTAATAACGGAGGCGGTTTCAGAGGAAACAGTGAAGTGAGAAGAGAAGCTCCTAAAAGAGAAGATAACGGCGGATTCAGAGGAAATAATGGAGGAGGCTCCAGACAAAAATCTGAAAGTTCTAACCGTGGTAATGGAGGCTTTAGAGGCAGCTTAGTAAAGAATTAATTTTCATATATTATATTTAAGTGGTGTGAAGG is a genomic window containing:
- a CDS encoding T9SS type A sorting domain-containing protein, whose translation is MKKHLFPLFLLLFGVNAQAQQDFFAIAGKETQSITFNDFRTIDAANGTSGEKVFTADSSTKVFSQTRRGIVAEDKNSYSNSQAITLAALAYDSSNNNLVYMPMFSSNIYVLNPQTKEITLVENTVARVSSCDINSHITRMATGYNGSIYAVNNAGTQFLEISKKSGQYVVNDLGIIKDDSSNGRNSFTAMETGFGGDMIADADNNFYVFAASGNVFKVLTKDLKARFVGKITGIPDNYSVNGSAVNAQGKVVIASAKGASLYEVDLATLQAKQLPGEQGLHIYDLASKYFVNDKTSSINAVAANLDIYPTKVDEHYINVHANKNIKGNIKLNIFDMSGKNVMTQDLSVKDASLDEKVYLKGLVSGAYIVNITDESGKAIFNKKILVTR
- a CDS encoding 4-alpha-glucanotransferase, which encodes MKLYFNVGYIVKAGENLQLVIGEEGAAVHIHTMFYAENGLWKCEVDNFSKSISYQYRVVNEKGNVLREEFVSHHLNFPHNYKEFIVFDEWNNKNFPENYLNNKILYNKLHDFVPEKITVLKKHTHLFRIEAPIYNPDWRIVLFGSTASLGNWSYEKVIPLHQTDFGMWEASVEIPEDEFIQFKYCIYDTKENRVIDVETGENRFTLANLLSDVLQIVSNHYFRFKGYQMYHDAGVAVPVFSLRSEDGFGVGEFADIKKLADWAKETNLGIIQILPINDTTANYSWTDSYPYAAVSVYALHPQYISIEKLDYSLPKELVDLYLTEKEKLNALDLIDYEKMIEGKWKYLTAVFYAEKDKIYKDRNFKKFIKDNEHWLVPYSTFCVLRDKYKTPNFNEWKTHKKYIAGKILQFFTTKNKDYDISMLHAWVQYQLHVQLKDAVDYAHNLGISLKGDLPIGIYRYSVEAWTEPELFGMDFQAGAPPDQFTELGQNWEFPTYNWEAMKADDYRWWKNRFKALEQYFDAMRIDHILGFFRIWRMPVSAVQGILGYFYPAVPIVAEEFKAWQIPFNFDRYCKPFINNQILWDYFGKDSGKALEFMDRNADGTYVFKEEFDSQRKLVNFFKKKSYGSLEEQLISLCANVLFLTEERNGKTVYHPRFNVYNTESYKHLPELEQKSIYDLYHDYFFRRQDHLWSEKAMEKLPVILNATKMLICGEDLGMVPACVPVVMDELAIIALKVQRMPSENIPFYNPKNASYMNVVTASSHDSSTLRQWWKEDPALTQKYFNQQLIQYGKAPADLNPHLAEIIMKQHLYNDAMLAIFPIQEFLATDAELANKNIDNERINNPAVFPHYWRYRMHIKLEDLKKKESFNDKIAFWIKDSGRM